From Theileria orientalis strain Shintoku DNA, chromosome 4, complete genome, the proteins below share one genomic window:
- a CDS encoding uncharacterized protein (peptidase C78, ubiquitin fold modifier-specific peptidase 1 and 2 family protein), with translation MKLSLSKSLFTKSSTQPLANDKYSIRVLYKLESSDSEDVWICSYRNHSNLTHKYFDSNFTVPSHLKFAGFLLFGNSKVDVTHLESLGFDLNNLKEFYFLTLETYLTDISSLNESFSCFKVSLESGKQSNTSVPLEDIEWIEDDEIEFKKRNLFFVNVSLALFSKLPFTAETDTSPFKNGFTTFEKLPNDLNTEVVSALKAHSSNLVSEETSCSVTYSEPFEPVKNPYTQFCSTYVLGFGFDSRGRKHALVVSGEHEDYDACLRLLLQTNVALPTEELEEDDLNRMVLTKVNDQLLRLATALEKDASSLSCYVLTEHNKDDELLFKHEEEEATKPESRESKPNRSSGKKSSGKGKGAKTTQKSTQTTKKTTPKKTLFNFLTSLEFSGSVYTLNFDSKTGGLSLSVNKESKESDASKNKTSVNLVFKFMMSSASSSQCHVPHGGSAVALFNYLSESKCSFDGLFEETEHDFLRLELVFNPYEFVDRTILISPHLSGNLFPPWISPKKSSVNLVIGNYQYYHYTQCGVNDAGWGCCYRSLQLVCSWYLLRYCTPKLVPSHSVIQQVLKDNDLSHKDLKIGSSTWIGTVESGYFLNWYLGYTYKTLYLNDVSEFRNYNMVIADHFKKEGSPIIVGAGAYAYVILGICMENEGGEVAYLIADPHYTGDDSVKNVLTKGGIGWKKIDFLSKASDGRFINLCLPQLEKYCA, from the exons TTCCATCGCACCTTAAATTCGCCGGATTTCTGCTTTTTGGAAACTCGAAAGTTGACGTTACACATCTCGAAAGTTTAGgatttgatttaaataatctTAAAgaattctattttttaactcttGAAACCTATTTAACTGATATTTCGTCTTTAAATGAGTCGTTTTCATGCTTTAAAGTTAGTTTAGAATCCGGAAAACAGTCTAATACATCTGTACCACTAGAAGATATCGAATGG aTCGAGGATGATGAAAttgagtttaaaaaaagaaatttattttttgtgaATGTGTCCCTTGCACTTTTCTCAAAGTTGCCGTTTACCGCTGAAACTGACACGAGTCCTTTTAAAAATGGGTTCACTACATTTGAAAAACTACctaatgatttaaataccGAGGTCGTTAGTGCACTAAAAGCACATTCATCCAACTTAGTTTCAGAAGAAACGTCCTGTTCAGTTACATACTCGGAGCCATTTGAACCTGTGAAAAACCCATACACCCAGTTCTGCTCGACTTACGTTTTGGGGTTTGGGTTTGATAGCAGGGGTAGGAAACACGCGCTAGTGGTTTCAGGAGAACATGAAGACTACGATGCGTGCTTGAGGCTGTTGTTGCAAACTAATGTCGCACTGCCGACCGAGGAGTTGGAAGAGGATGATTTGAATAGAATGGTTTTGACCAAGGTTAACGATCAGCTATTGAGACTGGCTACCGCTTTAGAGAAGGATGCATCCTCTCTAAGCTGCTATGTTTTAACTGAACACAACAAGGACGATGAGCTCTTGTTTAAGCatgaagaggaggaagccACTAAACCTGAGAGCAGGGAGTCTAAGCCGAACAGGTCAAGTGGTAAAAAGTCATCTGGCAAGGGGAAGGGAGCCAAAACAACACAAAAAAGTACCCAAACCACCAAGAAAACCACGCCTAAAAAAACACTTTTTAACTTTCTCACCTCCTTGGAATTCTCTGGGTCAGTGTACACACTTAATTTTGACTCAAAGACGGGTGGCTTATCTCTTTCAGTGAATAAGGAGAGTAAAGAGTCTGATgcaagtaaaaataaaactagtGTAAATTTGGTTTTCAAGTTCATGATGAGCAGTGCTAGTTCGTCACAGTGCCATGTGCCTCACGGGGGCTCTGCCGTTGCACTGTTTAACTACTTATCGGAGTCCAAATGTAGTTTCGATGGGCTTTTCGAAGAGACCGAACACGATTTTTTGAGACTGGAACTAGTTTTTAACCCATACGAATTCGTTGATAGGACAATTTTGATATCG CCTCACCTATCTGGCAACCTGTTTCCTCCCTGGATTTCTCCGAAAAAGTCGTCGGTGAACTTGGTCATCGGGAATTATCAGTACTATCACTACACACAG TGTGGAGTCAACGACGCCGGCTGGGGCTGCTGTTACCGGTCCCTTCAGCTCGTTTGCAGCTGGTATTTGCTCAGATACTGTACACCCAAATTGGTCCCCAGCCACTCCGTGATTCAACAGGTTTTGAAGGACAACGACCTGTCCCACAAGGACTTAAAGATTGGAAGCTCGACGTGGATTGGCACTGTCGAGTCGGGGTACTTCCTTAACTGGTACCTGGGATACACATACAAAACGCTGTATTTGAACGACGTTTCCGAATTCAGGAACTACAATATGGTTATCGCagatcattttaaaaaagaaggaTCCCCGATCATCGTTGGAGCGGGAGCCTACGCCTACGTCATTTTGGGCATATGCATGGAGAATGAGGGAG GTGAAGTTGCGTACCTTATTGCTGATCCGCATTACACAGGCGATGATTCTGTTAAAAACGTTCTGACCAAGGGCGGTATAGGCTGGAAGAAG ATTGACTTCCTGTCGAAGGCTTCTGATGGGcgttttataaatttgtgcCTTCCACAGTTGGAGAAATATTGTGCTTga
- a CDS encoding methyltransferase, whose amino-acid sequence MFCLRRVFNPRTISYLNPALRAQTVSRWSAFRSYSSPAKDFVRSVFSDVAKNYDLMNDLMSIGIHRIWKEILVQEVISSLKLSHRHLSKDYFSDDFVPDHLIVDILDLAGGTGDVGIRICQLSKDLKFQDSNGFTLHDALKITPKVVVCDPSEEMMKLGREKADRVGVKDLTWEVAEAEKLPFKDRSFDIITLAFGLRNFSDRKAGLGECFRVLKPGGRLLVLEFSHCENELFSALYKTYSENVIPLLGSLVAKNEEAYDYLVDSIKKFPNQQELAEMFKSAGFIHVSYRNLTGGIVCIHSGFKKL is encoded by the exons ATGTTTTGTCTGAGAAGAGTTTTTAATCCAAGGACTATATCCTATTTAAATCCTGCTTTAAGAGCCCAGACAGTATCCAGATGGTCTGCCTTCCGTTCTTACAGCTCACCGGCCAAAGATTTTGTTCGCTCAGTCTTCTCCGATGTTGCTAAGAACTACGACCTCATGAACGACCTCATGAGCATCGGAATCCACCGCATTTGGAAGGAGATTCTCGTCCAGGAGGTCATTTCATCCCTCAAGTTGTCACATCGCCACCTTAGCAAGGATTACTTTTCAGACGACTTCGTGCCAG ATCACTTGATTGTCGACATTCTCGACTTGGCTGGCGGCACCGGCGACGTCGGCATCAGGATCTGCCAGCTCTcgaaggacctgaagttCCAGGACTCAAACGGCTTCACGCTCCACGACGCGCTCAAGATCACGCCCAAGGTCGTCGTCTGCGACCCCTCGGAGGAAATGATGAAGCTGGGCCGTGAGAAGGCCGACCGCGTCGGCGTCAAGGACCTGACCTGGGAGGTCGCCGAGGCCGAGAAGCTGCCCTTCAAGGACCGCAGCTTCGACATCATCACCCTGGCCTTCGGGCTACGGAACTTCAGCGACCGGAAGGCCGGCCTCGGCGAGTGCTTCCGCGTCCTCAAGCCCGGGGGCCGCCTGCTCGTCCTCGAGTTCAGCCACTGCGAGAACGAGCTTTTTTCGGCTCTCTACAAGACGTACTCTGAGAACGTCATTCCCCTCCTCGGCTCCCTCGTCGCCAAGAACGAGGAGGCCTACGACTACCTCGTGGATTCCATTAAGAAGTTCCCCAATCAGCAGGAGCTCGCGGAGATGTTCAAGAGCGCCGGCTTCATTCACGTTTCTTATCGCAACCTCACTGGCGGCATCGTTTGCATCCATTCTGGATTCAAGAAGCTGTAG